Proteins encoded within one genomic window of Thiothrix litoralis:
- the gcvA gene encoding transcriptional regulator GcvA, with amino-acid sequence MSQQLPPLNALRAFEAVARHLSFTKAAAELNVTRAAISHQIKFLEDYLGFALVERKNRSITLSQGAEAALPKLRQGFDNLGEAVHLMRSEKHRQSITVCTTPSFASKWLIPRLHRFSLKYPDIDMQINSNVQLVTADLQGDAGGMDTFFRQNHVDVVIGFGAGQVAGAEKLFAVSAVPVCNPALVSDAHPHPLQQPEDLVFHTLLHDESNYVGHPSWVTWLKQQNVQGVNANRGLHFNHVSLALDAAVDGQGVLLAIKPLAQSDIDAGRLCIPFNLPIQLEHAYFIFRHEKINNNQADTDIFIDWLREEAQSQDRESSSG; translated from the coding sequence ATGTCCCAACAATTACCCCCCCTGAATGCCCTGCGTGCCTTTGAGGCCGTCGCTCGCCATTTGAGTTTTACCAAGGCGGCGGCGGAACTCAATGTGACCCGTGCCGCCATTAGCCACCAGATTAAATTTCTGGAGGATTACCTCGGCTTTGCCTTGGTAGAACGTAAAAACCGCAGCATCACCCTCAGCCAAGGTGCAGAAGCGGCCTTGCCTAAATTACGTCAAGGGTTTGATAATTTGGGGGAGGCGGTACACTTGATGCGCAGCGAAAAGCATCGGCAGAGCATTACTGTGTGTACCACGCCGTCCTTTGCGTCTAAATGGTTGATTCCACGCCTGCACCGTTTTTCACTGAAATACCCCGATATTGATATGCAGATCAACAGTAATGTCCAGTTGGTCACGGCTGATTTGCAAGGTGATGCTGGGGGGATGGATACCTTTTTCCGTCAGAATCATGTGGATGTGGTCATTGGCTTTGGGGCTGGTCAGGTTGCGGGTGCAGAAAAATTGTTTGCCGTGTCTGCTGTACCCGTGTGTAACCCTGCTTTGGTTAGCGATGCTCACCCGCATCCTTTGCAACAGCCTGAAGATTTGGTATTTCATACCTTATTGCATGATGAATCTAATTATGTTGGGCATCCGAGTTGGGTAACCTGGTTGAAACAGCAAAATGTGCAGGGGGTGAATGCCAATCGGGGCTTGCATTTTAACCACGTTTCATTGGCACTGGATGCCGCCGTGGATGGTCAAGGAGTATTATTAGCGATAAAACCCTTAGCGCAATCCGATATTGACGCGGGTAGGTTGTGTATACCGTTTAATTTACCTATCCAGTTAGAACATGCCTACTTTATTTTTAGACATGAAAAAATTAATAATAATCAAGCTGATACGGATATTTTCATTGATTGGTTGCGCGAAGAGGCACAGTCGCAAGATCGCGAATCTTCCAGTGGTTAG
- a CDS encoding MFS transporter, whose translation MIEANTRAFRLATLALCLGSAMIFANLHVVQSLLPTLALQFHLTELQASWSLTITILTLGLSLLVYGPLSDAIGRKPIMVVTMAGAVLVTLALSQVESYSTLLLLRGLQGFFLGGLPAIAIAYMGDEFSRKAVVLAVGVYISANSLGGVTGRLLGGFVGEHFGWAAAFGAVGILSALVLVAFVWLLPKSQHFQPKPLHPLHIAQDMGGHLRNPVLLAAFLIAGGNFMIFLNQYSYITFVLAAAPYHLSPHALGLLFLTYLSGTLAAAFSGRVTQYFSAPVGMALGILCLMGGSLLTLIPSLSAIVWGFMVSSFGFFLTHSLASSWVSHHALKARASASSLYLVFYYMGASVGGFLLAPFWAWQGWLGIILGSLLVYSLTLACSLWLYAKNNTFDKRVSVSSS comes from the coding sequence ATGATTGAAGCTAACACCCGCGCTTTTCGCCTTGCCACGCTGGCACTATGCCTTGGTTCGGCGATGATTTTTGCCAATTTGCATGTGGTGCAGTCCTTGCTGCCGACCTTGGCGCTGCAATTTCATTTGACGGAATTGCAGGCAAGCTGGAGTTTGACCATTACGATTTTGACGCTGGGCTTGTCCTTGCTGGTGTATGGGCCGTTGTCGGATGCGATTGGGCGCAAGCCGATCATGGTGGTGACGATGGCAGGGGCGGTGCTGGTGACGCTGGCGTTGTCGCAGGTGGAAAGCTATTCAACCTTGCTGTTGTTGCGTGGCTTGCAGGGATTTTTCCTCGGGGGCTTGCCTGCGATTGCGATTGCCTACATGGGGGATGAATTCAGCCGTAAGGCGGTGGTGTTGGCGGTGGGGGTATACATCAGTGCGAATAGTTTGGGGGGCGTGACCGGGCGGTTGCTGGGCGGTTTCGTCGGGGAGCATTTCGGCTGGGCGGCGGCGTTTGGGGCGGTGGGAATATTGAGTGCGTTGGTGCTGGTGGCGTTTGTGTGGCTGTTGCCTAAGTCGCAGCATTTCCAGCCGAAGCCTTTGCATCCGCTGCATATTGCGCAAGACATGGGCGGACATTTGCGTAATCCGGTATTGCTGGCGGCGTTTCTGATTGCGGGCGGTAATTTCATGATTTTTCTGAATCAGTATAGCTACATCACGTTTGTGCTGGCGGCTGCACCGTATCATTTGTCGCCGCACGCGCTGGGCTTGCTGTTTCTGACGTATTTGAGCGGTACGCTGGCAGCGGCGTTTTCCGGGCGGGTGACGCAGTATTTTTCTGCGCCAGTGGGTATGGCGTTGGGGATTTTATGCTTGATGGGTGGCTCGTTGTTGACGCTGATTCCCAGTCTGTCTGCGATTGTGTGGGGGTTTATGGTGAGCAGTTTCGGCTTTTTCCTGACGCATTCGTTGGCGAGTAGCTGGGTCAGCCATCATGCGTTGAAGGCGCGGGCGAGTGCGTCATCGTTGTATCTGGTGTTTTATTACATGGGGGCGAGTGTGGGCGGGTTTTTGCTCGCGCCGTTCTGGGCATGGCAGGGTTGGTTAGGGATTATACTGGGGTCGTTGCTAGTTTATTCGCTGACATTGGCGTGCAGTTTATGGCTTTATGCAAAAAACAACACATTTGACAAGAGGGTATCTGTTTCGTCGTCGTAA
- a CDS encoding molecular chaperone DnaJ: MPHKVVHIKTVAAQAPLSPAQKKFNTLIKKIDAQKQVLREWQETFAQCRQDAVEKLEPLRKTLHEHQADMVLLLDQQFTSHKFTPNQKDKLTHLITETCDELITLNQRDDLKAIFNKYSDDDFDTLDQESDEMALEMMKAMFEQEFGTTLDDVEFDIKDPQGTAERLAEKLKQQQEQAEQAAPKRPQPKKSAKQLAKEAKAAEEAANVSKSIQAVYRQLTSALHPDREQDPVERERKTELMQQVTVAYGSKDLLKLLELQLAVEQIDQSKLNNINAERLKHYNKILSDQLRELQEEVFLKESEIREMINASPFEPLSPKRMIGLLKQDMRTVQDMIARIQRDMRAFRDVKQLKAWLKGYRIPEPDFDPFFGDFPPFR, encoded by the coding sequence ATGCCCCACAAAGTTGTCCACATCAAAACTGTTGCCGCACAAGCACCGCTTTCCCCGGCACAAAAGAAATTCAACACCCTAATCAAGAAGATCGACGCACAGAAACAAGTGCTACGCGAATGGCAGGAAACCTTTGCGCAATGCCGTCAGGATGCCGTCGAAAAGCTGGAACCGTTACGTAAGACCCTGCACGAACACCAAGCCGACATGGTATTACTGCTCGACCAGCAATTCACCAGCCACAAATTCACGCCGAACCAGAAAGACAAACTCACCCACCTGATCACCGAAACCTGTGATGAGCTCATTACCCTCAACCAGCGTGATGATTTGAAAGCGATTTTCAACAAATACAGCGACGATGATTTCGACACACTGGATCAAGAAAGTGACGAAATGGCGCTGGAAATGATGAAAGCGATGTTTGAACAAGAATTTGGCACTACGCTGGATGATGTCGAATTTGACATCAAAGACCCGCAAGGCACTGCCGAACGGCTGGCAGAAAAGCTCAAGCAGCAACAAGAACAAGCCGAACAAGCAGCGCCCAAACGCCCACAGCCCAAGAAAAGCGCCAAACAACTGGCCAAAGAAGCCAAGGCAGCGGAAGAAGCCGCCAACGTCAGCAAATCCATCCAAGCCGTTTACCGCCAACTCACCAGCGCCTTGCACCCCGACCGCGAGCAAGACCCGGTAGAGCGCGAACGCAAAACCGAATTGATGCAACAAGTAACCGTTGCTTACGGCAGCAAGGACTTACTGAAACTGCTGGAATTACAACTTGCTGTCGAACAGATCGACCAGAGCAAACTCAACAATATCAACGCAGAGCGCCTCAAGCATTACAACAAAATCCTCAGCGACCAGTTACGCGAATTGCAGGAAGAAGTGTTCCTCAAGGAAAGCGAAATTCGCGAGATGATCAATGCGTCACCTTTCGAGCCGCTTTCCCCCAAGCGCATGATCGGCTTGCTCAAGCAGGACATGCGCACGGTGCAAGACATGATTGCCCGTATCCAACGCGACATGCGGGCGTTTCGAGATGTAAAACAACTTAAAGCGTGGCTGAAAGGGTATCGGATTCCAGAGCCGGATTTTGATCCATTTTTTGGGGATTTTCCGCCGTTTCGGTAA
- a CDS encoding type II toxin-antitoxin system VapB family antitoxin, which translates to MLIEATMRTTLNLDDELLRQAFELTGIAEKAALLRESLKALIERESARPAAAPRKRRYDSGRLLLQGL; encoded by the coding sequence ATGCTAATCGAGGCAACCATGCGCACCACTCTCAACCTTGATGACGAACTGCTACGCCAAGCCTTTGAACTGACCGGCATTGCCGAAAAAGCCGCCCTACTCCGTGAAAGCCTAAAAGCCCTGATCGAACGCGAAAGCGCCCGCCCCGCCGCCGCTCCACGGAAGAGGCGCTATGATTCTGGTCGGTTGCTATTACAAGGGTTGTAA